ACCCTACCTCCATCAGGACCCTTAGTTACAGCCCATAGAAGCTGAATGGCTGGTAAGAGATGAAGAAGTGGAAACAAAAAGGTTTtagggggaaaagaaagatgttaCTAGGTAGATCACAGTATCACTGAGAGAGCTGAAGAAAAACATAAGACCAAGCTTACAGATacaaggccaaaaaaaaaacacacacacaaagtgggCAACAAAGGACTATTTAGAGGAAAACGTATAGCCCtgaatatattagaaaacaaattgaaattaaattagcTAAGCCCACATCTCAAGAATCCAAAATGAGCAAATAAACCCACAGAAACGAAGGCAAAGGCCAGTAAGGAAGACCTCTTGCAAAGCTAgccaaataaaatacacaatataaACATGTGTTTCTTGATTTCACCTGCCCTCACCCCTTGCCCCACTTTTTCTGGTAAGAGAACCTCTCTATTCCATGGGAAACATATAAGAATTACTTGTGGCTCATCCTGCCCCACCCCAGTCCTCCACACCCTCCTACCCCCAGCCCTGGCTGCAGTGACTGCTTCAGCACAACAAGTGACCTGAGGAAGACCCACTGCTCTTCACTGAAATACAGGGATCCTCAAGAACAGGCTCTGTGTATACACTCAAGCTTCCTACAGAAAACGTCTGTAGGAGGGAAAGACATTGATCAGCTGGGAGCAGAGATGACAGAGATAAATGAGAGAGCCTGAGGAATCGTGCTGCTGGCATTGGCTTACCCTGTCCGAAGCGTGCCACTCAGAGACCTCAGGTCAACAAGCCTTGTTTACTTCTGAGTTCAATTTTGTCATTCATAAGAAAGTtccatataggccaggcatggtgcctcacacctgtaatcccagcactttgggaggccaaggggggccaatcacctgaggtcaggagttcgagaccagcctggtcaacatggcgaaaccccatctctactaaaaatacaaaaattagccgggcatggtggtgggcgcctgtaatcccagctactcgggaggtggagacaggagaatcacttgaacccggaacatggaggttgcagtgagccaatactacaccactgcactccagcctggacaacatggcgatactctgcctcaaaaacaaaacaacaacaaacaaaaaaagaaagttccaaataatacaaatattatgcAAGACCTTTTGCccaaaaagtttaaatatatatgaaatatgatCCTAGAATGATATGAATTATCAAAATTGACTTAAGGATAGAAAACTGTAGACAGAACACAACTGAATAAACTAAAAGGCAAAGATCAACCCGTGAAAAAAGTATCCAGCACAGATGTTTTTGTAAACAAGTTctacaaaatgataaagaaacAAATACCTGGTCTATAAACAATTCAAGCCTGAAGAAAAAGACGTCTCCAAACCCATTTGCAAGGCTAGCATAAAGCTAATATCGAAATAGAACAGGaaggtcattttttaaaacaagggaGGGGACTGGCACAGGGACAGAGACAAAACTCGTAAGTTAATAAGTAATATACTGTAAAACTAAGCAAGGTTTATATCAGAATGCAAGGTGTGTTCAACATTAGGAAACCTATTACTGTAACTCAGTACAATCACacaataaaatctttttattttctccatagatGTCAACATTCATCACTGTTAAacaaaagggaaggggaaaaaaagaaaaaacccaataAGCTAGAACAGAAGAAAACATCTTCAGCCTAATGAAGATCATCTACTGGAAGCCCAGAGCAAGTGTCCTACCTCAGGACGCAACGTGAAAACCATTCCCACTGAGAAAGGGGCAATCAAGGGTGCCATGCAACATCACACTGGAGGTCCTGGCCTCTGGGAGTCACAAGAAATAGACATGAGTGTAAAGGAGGAGATGAAACTGCCATTAGTGGGATACAATTTGGCTATCTAGAAAGCCACAAGATCAACTGAAGAACTGCGCATTCGACAAGGTGGGCAACACAAAGATGGACACACAGGTGGATGCCAGGGATGGGCAAAGGTGATTTCTGCAGATCCTTCACTACCAGTAACTAGGACTTTCATAAAACTCCTAAGACTAAATCAAATTGGAAGTAAAAGCCCATGTGAAGACCACACCACCTTCCCAAAGAACATACCTCATTTCTGGATAGGAAGATGAAAAACTGTTAATTTTtctacaatatttatttaaaaataaaataaaaaacagggaCGGGCATGCTGATTCAttcttgttatcccagcactttgggaggccgaggcgggcggatcacaaagtcaggagatcgagaccatcctggttaacacagtgaaactctgtctctactaaaaaaatacaaaaaattagccaggcgtggtggtgggcgcctgtagtcccagctacttgggtggctgaggcaggagaatggcgtgaacctgggaggcggagcttgcagtgagccgagattgtgccactacactccagcctgggtgacagagcgagactccgtctcaaaaaaaaaaaaaaaaagatatttccagTGAGCAAAGAATGAACCGTCCAAGAAATAGTATAGGGACAAGTGACTTTCCCTTTAGGAGAAGTTTGCTACCTCTCAGAAAAACAACTTCAGATGAattatagatacacacacatacgtatcTTTAACCCATATTGTCTATTTTTggtatatacatctatatattttatacatgtatattcatacatacatatatacagatgtatatatgtttaaagcCACACTATAAGAGAAAGCAAATGAGAAACAGATAAATGAAGTGATAGCTGGAAGACGTGGGAATCAGTACAGGTTTTCACGCCTGTTTCTGAAATGGGAGATTCTACAGCACGCTTGGCACTAACACATCATATCCAGTAGACAGGACggccaaaaacacaaaacaaaaaaacaaaagaatcaaaCACCCAAACCCAAACAGAACAAAACCCAACAACACATATACCCGACCAAAGTctttaagaaagcaaaagaggtcgggcacagtggctcacacctgtaatttcagcactctaggaggccgaagtgggtagaccacttgaggtcaggagttcgagaccagcctggccaacatggcaaaaccttgtctctactgaaaatacaaaaattagccaggcatggtggcacgcacctgtaatcccagcagtttgggaggctgaagcaggaggttcacttaaggtcaggagttcgagaccagcctgggcaacatggcaaaaccccatctctcctaaaaatagaaaaagttagccaggtgtggtggtgcacgcctgtagtccaagcaacttgggaggctgaggcaggagaattacttgaacccggtaggtgaaggttacagtgagcagagactacaccactgcactccagcctgagcaacacaggtagaatctgtctcaaaaaaaaaaaaaaaaaaaaaaaggggcttCGAAGCACAAGAGGTAAGGTTTAAGTCCCACTGGCTTACAACGGGAAGGTATGTGAGCACATCTGCAGAGTTGGTAACGGGGAGGCAGGTGTTCCCTCTGATAGCTGCTATTTCTTAATGAGGCATGGGTTGTGGTAACTACCACAAGAAGGGGGAATTGATAGATAAGAGAAGTTTTGAAATAGACATCCCAGAGTAGATCCACTGGGCAGTGCTTAGTGTCCATCTGAGGTTTGTAACGATAAACTTAAGGTACAAcggctggccaggctggctgtTTTCTCACCTAATGACGGTGACTTGGGTTTGGGCAGAGTTGAATGACTGGGTTTACCCAGGGTTAGGGTTTTACTAGCTGAACAGAATGGAGGGACACGGGGGTGTAGGGTGGACCATGGAACTGATGCTATGCAAGAGGGAAGTGAAGACAGAAGGTTAATCATGAGAATGTCAGGGCTGGTTAGAAGGATGAAGGGTCAGGGTGGAAAAGCAGCCTCCATTTAAAAGGTTACAAGACAATCAATGTCCTCAGGGAATACTCAGGTTTCAATTAAAGTCAGATGGCCGGACCATTCAAAACAAAggtaagggccgggcgcggtggctcaagcctgtaatcccagcactttgggaggccgaggcgggtggatcacaaggtcaggagatcgagactatcctggctaacatggtgaaaccccgtctctactaaaaatacaaaaaactagccgggcgcggtagcgggcgcctgtagtcccagctacttgggaggctgaggcgggagaatggtgtgaacccgggaggcggagcttgcagtgagccgagatcgcgccactgcactccagcctgggagacacagtgagactccgtctcaaaaaaaaaaaaaaaaaaaaaaaaaaaacaaaggtaagGACAGAAAGATTTGCCAGCCACCTTCTGGAGCTGACGGATGGTGAAGAGTGGTGGGAGAGACGGGATGGCATGTGGGGATGGACACAGTAGCTGGAGGTGAGCACTCCCGTACGCAGGGTGACTAGAAAGGCGGGGAGAACAGCATGAGGCACCATGGGCTCCTGAGCGTCTCTTAGAGGCAGGTGGGTGTTAGGTCCTAGGGCTGTCATCCTGAATGCTTGAATCGGTATGAACTGCAAGCAGGCAAGGAAGCAGGAGTGCTCCCAGCTGTTACACACATGCAAGGAGGCCCAGCGCAGGGCCTGGCACTTTCTAAGTGCCCAGTAAGAAAGAACAAACAACCGGGGAAAGACTCCAGCCATTTCCCATTTCCTTCCCATTCAGCCCACCCAGTCACAAGGTCTCTTTACCAGGGAGCAGTTCTTCACCTCACCACAAGTCTCCGTCCCCCGAGAGAGCCACTCAGACACCAGAACAAGTCACCAACCCACCAGGGGTTTAATTCTCCTAATCAAAACATCAGTTCAGAGAGGGGCCCTGCTTTGTCCCCATCCAGGGGTGAAGATCTGCAAAGCACCCTGGGAATGTCCAAGCCCAGAAGAGCCAGGGGCCCATCCCTGAGCAAGTGGAAAAGTGGGTCCTGGAGTCTCAGGCGGCCTCCTCCTCTTCGCTCTCCTCCTCACTCTCATGATACTGTCTGCGGTTTGTGTTAACAAACAGGTCAGAATCATCTTCTGAGCTGGACTCCTCTCCTGATAACTGTGGCTCAGCTGGGAGTTCTGGCTGAGTTTGTCTGCACGAAGGGAAGAGAGCAGAGTTAGCCCAGCACCTTCTGAGAAAACCAGATCTACAATCAAGGAGTTCCAAAAAAAGGAGGACCATCCGGCCCAGCAGTCAGGGCCCTACAGGACCCTTTAAAGACTAAAACAAGGGACAGAGGCAGAGCAAACAGTGGGGAAACTTGGCTAGAGAAACAGGCTAAAGACTGACCCCACTCCCCAAACATGTGCCACAGCCATTTGTTTCAGTCAGGAATAATGATTCTACGACCACCAACTAATGCTTAATGAACCCGCATCACACACCAGATGCTGCACTAAGCAATTTTACAAGCCATCCActtctttaatcttcacaatgcTCCCATTTTATATATAAGGAGAATAGAGTTTGAAGGAATTAAATGACGTGCTTAAAGTCATTCAGCTTTAAGTGACAAAGCCAGGATTTTAACCCAGAGAATCTGACCTTCAAGCCACATTCATAACTATGTACCACATACGTAGAAGCTCTCAACAGATACCCTATGTAAGGAGGAAAAAAGGCTCTATTTTTCCCTCAAGGCACCAAAGCATGAACCCCTTATTTTCCATGTGTCCCACCGCAAGGCTTGTTTCTCACCTGTTCCTGTTGTTGTGTTTCTCAGCCACTTCAGAGAAGGCCTCAGGCCTATGCCAAGAGATAAGCAAGGTCAGGGAGGACAAATCACTTTCTCACAAAAGAGCTGTTTCCAGCTGTCTCTGCCTGGGATGCCATGACCTTCCCTCCCCTAATTCCCAAGCTAGGAAGGCAATGCCTTCAGAAGCCAGAGAGTCAGTGATCAAGGGGACCACTTACCAAAAGCCCTCCTTTTGCAGGGAGCGCACGTGGTCCTTGCAGAGCACAAACGAGATCTCAGCCTTCACCTTTTCTCCCTCTTCAATGGGGTCAACAATGAGAAAGTCTCCTGTAGGTAAGAAGAGAAAAGGCAAAGTCAGGCCTGCCTGCAATAAGGAAAGCCAAAGCCATAAGAAGTGGTTCTATCTCCTAGAGAGGGCTGCCTCTCTcacctccctgtctctctttttttctttttttttttgagacagggtcttgctctgttgcccaggctggaatgcaatagcatgatcatagctgactgcagcctccacctcccaggctcaagtgattctcaggcctcagcctcccgaatagctgggatcacaggcacgtgcccaactaattttttactttttgtagagacaaggtctcattatgctgcccaggatggtctcaagcgatcctcccacctcagcccctcaaagtgctgggattacaggagtgatcctctcacctctttTGATCCAGATGTTCTTGCGGTATTTAGAGGGCATGCTCACCAGGAAGCGCTGCCCTTGGGCTGTCTCCACCTCATGCAGATTGTTCCCTGGGGTCCTGAGTACCTGGTTCAGGAGAGACCAAGAATCAGTCTCATCGGTCAAACACTCTCTCAGCCACGCGCACCCTGCCACCACCCCAGGGGCCCTCCAGGGCCggaggggtggggagcagagcAGCTTGTGCCCAAAGCCACTCACCCTGACAATCTGCTGCTGGTCGGAGGGCACGATGTGCTCCCCCAGCACCTCCTTCACCACATGCTTCCTCTTGGTGGCCTGAGACATGCTGAAGTTGTCCCAGGGCGGTTAGGAACGAAGAGACTGTCAACTCCTCCTCCTGAGTTCCTTGGATGGCAGGCTCAGAACCCAGGACTGTTCTGAAGATGGGGAGGGGCCTTTTACTGAGGGGTGACACGGTGTCTTGGTTAAGAACATGGGCTCTGAAGTCtaactgcctggattcaaatcctaccCTCATTTATTTCCTAACTATTCAACTTCTCTAGGTCCCAGAAAAATAACAGCTAACTCAGCACTGTTACAGAATGGGACAACAGTGCATGTCATGTAAAAGTAACTCTGGcagggagctgtggctcacgcctgtaatcccagcactttgggaggccgaggcgggcgaatcacgaggtcaagagatccagaccatcctaacacggtgaaacctcgtctccactaaaaatacaaaaaattagccgggcgtggtggcgggcgccagctacttgggaggctgaggcaggagaatggcgtgaacccgggaggcggagcttagagtgagccgagatcgtgccactgcactccagcctggggaacagagtgagacttggtctcaaaaaaaaaaaaaaaaaaagtaactcctACAATCTTAAGTCCTGGTGTAATGTAAAACTATAGGAAAGTTCCAGAGAAATCATCCTGGCAACCTCTTTGGAAGGAGTCTGAAATAAACCGTATCTTTCTCAACACGCTTGTACACCCCAAGTCTGGCATAGTCACACAACAGAGAAGTTCAGTCTGGCAACACACTACAGCCGGAGACAAATTAGGTGGCCACCGTGATGGTCCAAGCCAGGAATTAGTTAATTAAAGGTTGAGGTGAGCAGGCTTGTCTGCGACATCTGCATTTTTCTGACTTGCGTACTTAGAAGACGAGGGCCAGTACCCTTAAGACTGATGGTTTCCGAAGGAAACACTGTCATCTCTAGTTGCcgttctccttcctcctccctgtctATCCCGGAGAAAAGACCCTCAGAGAAACACCCACACTCAGTCTCTGGCCCTGGGCTCCCAGGGATGCTGCCGGAGCAACCCCGCTGTCCAGGCTGGACGCTGAGAGAGGATCGTCCACGACTCACTTCAAGGCTGAGCCAAGAAAACACAGTAAAGGAACTTGCCGGCGGCCGCGACGGTAGCGTCACCTCGAAATCAGGTCTCCAGCGTTCCCAGTTCCCACCAGCCCCACTGCGAGGAGTGCGACGTGAGTCTGAGTCGGATCCCTCCGAAAACCGTCTTCCGGCGCTGTCTCAGAGGCCTCCCGGCCACCCGTCCCCTCCCTTGTCCGTCTTCTAACTCTTCCCTACGCCAGGTCGGTCAAGCCTAAGTCCTTGAGTTCCGGGTCCGGGCAGCACAGAAAGGAAGTTCTCTCCCTGTAGGCCTCTCTCCCTCAGAACTGCTCGAGGAGCGACACCTTAGAAAACAGGGCTTCCCGCGAAGAACCGGAAAGGAGCGACTACTAAGGACGCCCTCGAGGTCCGTGGCGCCTCAACTCTATAGCTCTAACTGGCTAGAAGGGCCCAAcgtggaaggtttttttttttttttaaaaaggcggCTGAGGCGACCCGGAAGCGGAAGTGAAAGAAAGTTCTAGTGGCTTGAGGTATCCGCGGGAGCAGCAGGGTGGCGGGAGGAACCGTTACGGGAACTGAAGCTGCCGGTGAGCGCGAGCCGCGGAGCAGGGCCCTGGCTGGAGGCCAGAGGGATtgcagggagaaggggaggagaggggcggCAGGCGCTGTGGCTGGCCCTGGGGGAGAGCTTGGCCTTGctgcggggagggggcggggtgCGGCGCGTGGAAGCCGGGCCGCGGGAGGGGGCGGGCCGCGGGAGGGGGCGGGCCGCGGCTGCGCGCGGTGGGGGCGGAGCTGGGTGCGGCGTGTGCCCCGTGGACGCGTAGCGGGTGTTTCGTAGCGCTCGGTGTGCGCTTCGCCCTGTAGGTAGAGAGACCCTTTGGTTAGCTTTCCACGCCAAGTGGCTGTTCCAGGCAGTCAGTACCTTCTTGGCTCAGCCAAGGTCACAGAGGGAGTGACAGCTTCCGGGCAGCCCTGGCTACTGACTCTGGGAATCTTCCCACTGCCCCGCTTGCGCCACCTGTTAGGCAAGATTGTTTTTCTTCTGGGGCAAGATCAAAATCCAGGTCCTGCAGGAAGAAACTCCTTTTCAGAATAGTAGGGAAGGGTCTCCCTGGATCTCGGTTTTCTCCTTTCAGGATGAGGGGGATAGAGCAAGCCACCGGAACCCCTGGCTTGGCTGCCTCTTACTGTGAGATTGCTAGTGGGCTCTTAGGAGTTCCAGGTCTTCAGCCCTAATCTGCCTTTCTTTTGGGATTCCTAGATTAAGCCTGATCAAGATGACAACCTCCCAAAAGCACCGAGACTTCGTGGCAGAGCCCATGGGGGAGAAGCCAGTGGGGAGCCTGGCTGGGATTGGTGAAGTCCTGGGCAAGAAGCTGGAGGAGAGGGGCTTTGACAAGGTGTGGGGTGGCCGCCTGTACCTGGTGCAggcgggggtgggagggaagtgaGTCCATCTGCTAGGGGGTGGACAGTGGGGTATAATCTGAAGAGGCTGCCAGAGCCTGGGCACCTGGTGGAGAGGAGATGGGGGCAAAACCCACGCTGCTTCTTGGGCTTGTGTACTCTGAATGGCACAGGAATGGCCGCCTTGCTCTTATCCCTCACTGAACACTGAGCAGCACAccccttcctttttccctgtTTTGCAGGCCTATGTTGTCCTTGGCCAGTTTCTGGTGCTAAAGAAAGATGAAGACCTCTTCCGGGAATGGCTGAAGGACACGTGTGGCGCCAACGCCAAGCAGTCCCGGGACTGCTTCGGATGCCTTCGAGAGTGGTGCGACGCCTTCTTGTGATGCTCTCTGGGAAGCTCTCAATCCCCAGCCCTGATCCAGAGTTTGCAGCCGAGTAGGGACTCCTCCCCTGCCCTCTACGAAGGAAAAGATTGCTATTGTTGTACTCACCTCCGACGTACTCCAGGGTCTTTTGGGAGTTTTCTCCCCTAACCATTTCAGCTTTTTTGGATTCTCGCTCTTGCATGCCTCCCCCGCCCTTTTTCCCTTGCCAGTTCCCTGGTGACAGTTACCAGCTTTCCTGAATGGATTCCTGGCCCCGTccctcacccacccaccctcacTTTCAGTCCGTTTGATACCATTTGGCTCCTTTTTGGGCAGAACAGTCACTGTCCTTGTAAAGTTTTTTAGATCAATAAAGTCAGTGGCTTTCATGACTGGGCTTTGTGCACTGAAAAGCAAGTGGGCTGGGAGTTGCCTCTCCTCCAGGGACGGACCATGTTTCCCTCACTCCTTATCAGTAGAGACCGAAACTGGCAGCTTCCCTTCCATTCTCAGAGGGCAGTCATGCTAGCCATGTAGGCCTCAGGCAGGTGACTTGTGTCTCAATCCCCGAGTGATGTGGGAGAGGGTGTGGGTGGATCTTTTCCTGGGAGCCAGATGGACTGTGTTCCAGATGTTAGTTAAGTCAACAGCTGGGCTAGGCAGCACCTGGTGGAAAAGTCAGTGGGAGTCAGAGGTACCAGGGTGGGCCAGATGTGGGTGAGAGTTCACCTGCCAGTCAGCATATCATCTGCTCCTCTGACCTCGGCAAGGGTGGGCAGGGCGCTTGCCATCTTCCATGATCTCTTAGGTAGGAGAAGGAGCACAGGCATCACAGCTGGAAGGATGTGAGGGGAGTACACCTCAGTACATTTTAGTCctattctttttgtttactttttaacttaataGAGACGGCccttctgtgttgcccaggctggccttaagcgatccttaagcctctcaaagcgctatgactataggtgtgagccaccatacgcGGCCAGCCCTGTTATGTCTTGAACACTTAGTATGAACCAGGCTTGAAGCTAAAatctttgcaaacatttttttctttcacaataataattattttctcttttacaggtgaggaaacttgaggctcagagaggcgaaTTTGCCCGTGGACTTGCTCCTGGGAAGTAGCCAGACTGGAACTCAGAACTAGCTTGGAAACGCATGGACCGGGCCCTGTGTTCCTTGGTCATATGGCTTatcctctctgagtctcagttttcccacTTGGAAAATGAGATGGTTGTAGGGAAAGGATATTTGCAGCAGTGTGAACAACAAAGGAGTATTTCCGTAGCACAAATACAACTGCAATCAAGAAAAAGGTGGactggctgggcgtgatggctcacgtctgtaatcccagcactttcagaggccgaggtgggtggatcacctgaggtcaggatttcaagaccagcctggccaacatgatgaaaccccatctctactaaaaatacacaaattagcccggtgtggtggtgcacgcctgtaatcccagctactcaggaggctaaagcaggagaatcgaatttgggaggcagaggttgcagtcagccaagatcatgccatagtactccagccagggtgacaagaatgaaactctgtctcaaaaagaaaagaaaaaaaaaggcagacagcACAACAGAAAAATAGGTAGAAGACCTAAGATGGCCACAGAAGAAGGTTCCCTCCCAGTAAATAAGCACAGGAAAGGTGCTCCATATTGCTAGTAATAAGAAATCACATGCCATTAATACCCATCTGACTGGCAAACACTTTTAAGTTGGACAATACCAAGTATTGATGAGATGGTGAAACAACAGGAACTGATACCcagctggtgggagtataaattggtcTAAACAATTCGGGAAGACAGTTGGGTGTTATTTAGTAAAACTGACACACCCTGTGACCAAGCAGTTCCACTCTCAGGACTGTGCCTTGAAGAAAGTCCCCAACACCTGCAGCAGGACTGAGGTGAGTTCGCAGCTGCAATGTTGGGAGCAACGCTAGCGGCTGTCAACACTGGAGCAGATAAATACGCATTCATGCCACCGGGCACTGAACGGAggtgaaaatgaacaaatgataGCTGTGTACAACACAAATCTCAATAGCAAATGAAGCCAAACAAGTTCGTAGGAATTCCTACATAGAtaggaaaacaaaggaaatgattATGGTAAATGGTAAAGGAAAAAGTCTACAGTGATTATCTTTGGGGGAGGATGTGGAAGGGCTTAAGGGTAGGCTTGGCCTACCCTGACCTGTGTTTCTGGCCTGTGGGGGGGTGGTACAGGCATTGACCAAAAGAGTGTGTTCTGCGCCCTTCTCTGTGTATTAGCTACATCtcagaacaataaaaatataaaaggaaaaccaaaaataaagaccTGAGGCTGGAACGATCGTGTGACAGGTCAGAAACTAAATTGTTATTTGTAGGGATGAGAGTTCTGGGCAAGGCTGGGACCGGGAAGTGCGAGTGGCACAGCCTGAAAGGGACACTGGGTGGCTGCAGCAGGGCCTAGCTTGTGCTTCCTGCCGCTTCCTGGGAGGCTGCTGGTCCGAGGCCTGGCTGAGGTCACGAGGGCTCTCTCTTGAGTTTCATACTGTTTCTGATGTCTTCCTGGGTAAGTCCCCTCAGCCTTGACCCTCGTGCTGTGATGCTGTCGCAGGCCTGGTGTGCTGAGGTGGGGACTTTGCAGGGCCCTGGCCTCACCCACACCTCAGCCCTGATGCTGCCAGATTGTTGCTGGTGCTCTGTGAGGTCATGGagactccctcctcctccacGAAGCCCTTGCCTGGGCTCCTGCCCACACTGGCTTCCTGATTTGGCCTCGCCTGACTCTGGCACTAGGAGCCTGCTGGAAGCCTGCGGCTCATGCTGTCTGCTTTATTTCCTTGtcatctgcctttcccagctcacCCACAGGCTTTGCCTTAGAAGGGGCTGGAACCTGCCTTCTCACCTCTCCCTTGGGGCTCGGGCAGTGCGTATACCAGGTGGCAGGCCACAAACCCTTTATTAGGACTCCATATTGCATCCCACACAAGTTCTTGGCTCTGTCCTGGGACAGCAGTAGACAAAGGGTATCTAGAATGTACCTTGTGACAGTGTGGCCTCTCAGATCCAGCCTGACTCAGCCAGCAGGACAAAGGGACCACAGCTTGGAATGCTGGTGCAGAAAGCAGACCTGGTGGTGAGGGGTGAGAGTCAGGTTGTCTAAGTGTCAGCCCATGGTACCCAACAGGACATGCCTGGCCATCCGCTAGCCTGGGACATGGGTGGGCCCGGAAATCAGCAAATACTGACCCCGTGCCCCCATGCCCTCACACCCAGCCAGAGCTTGACACCCCTCAGCCGATCTAGTCATGAGTGCTCAGAGCCCGCCTAGAACCTGGTGTGAACACAGCCCGTGCACTCCGGGGTCCTGAAGGGCTCCTGCTGCCCCCGGAA
The window above is part of the Theropithecus gelada isolate Dixy unplaced genomic scaffold, Tgel_1.0 HiC_scaffold_172, whole genome shotgun sequence genome. Proteins encoded here:
- the LOC112617441 gene encoding probable RNA-binding protein EIF1AD, whose translation is MSQATKRKHVVKEVLGEHIVPSDQQQIVRVLRTPGNNLHEVETAQGQRFLVSMPSKYRKNIWIKRGDFLIVDPIEEGEKVKAEISFVLCKDHVRSLQKEGFWPEAFSEVAEKHNNRNRQTQPELPAEPQLSGEESSSEDDSDLFVNTNRRQYHESEEESEEEEAA
- the LOC112617443 gene encoding barrier-to-autointegration factor, with translation MTTSQKHRDFVAEPMGEKPVGSLAGIGEVLGKKLEERGFDKAYVVLGQFLVLKKDEDLFREWLKDTCGANAKQSRDCFGCLREWCDAFL